A stretch of the Photobacterium sp. CCB-ST2H9 genome encodes the following:
- the mscM gene encoding miniconductance mechanosensitive channel MscM, whose amino-acid sequence MRRFQSLCLLLLLLIPFFSCFASEEPPSSTENKHLTEYSQALEKQIEIVQSQESTPENEKLLERLLQAQDQLQKSKSYLEQIKTDRQLLDNFSDETKSLKSKIGEFNASTFPDFSKRGQDQLTLEIAEQDNKLEQLDLRRHNFRNELEDIERNIDAFPKRAEQLHQQVNDADKARKQAERDRDTQLLLVHNIEYDFYSNQLSALESEQLSADNRRTLTKQKLQLVNIEIEARQAYRNNLQLMLNRLLRTDAEQSAQDTDALVQELEDLPPELKQLSEENRRYANVLSALSDQLDQVQALQEKTDQQIEQVAKSAQDLNNMAEWLPLSPAFSENMRTRLSRLPSQPDMAGLDNNIAQNQVRKYEYQQRFEDLSDIAKSPQAKNLSEEQKAQQSELIKNNLSLLEKLIDSSDILIYQQATLKVAYDKLDSSLNALKNNAARLLFWAPDTNAFNLKLIENTLEKLQWFFSPAHWVGLLKVPFVADPILLIFCLMIIGLLITALSWCRKRWKRYLKDTSQKIGKVTQDRFSYSTINVAVSGLFAWPVPLSIAVFGALLTALWQLPFIHHLGQALALPWPLVMYCFMRELVRPDGLLIKHFDWHPSIIQRCFSHYRRLIWIYLPMMILQNFAFFYNDSEVNATLGRLAFLISNLAVSFFLWKMASERIPMTYRDLPQGNLHIGHHLFWWALILLPQILNYFALQGYLGSAQKLMSKLEYAAVLGVFTLLIYYLIKRLMLIQRRRLAFERAKARRQEILAQRKAEILESKEEHASHELQIEIEEPELDLDVISAQSLRLLRSLLLLIYLFLLALLSSDLYQATSFLEDITLWDVSANIDGIEQLSHITLKSVLLALLALWLTAIIARDLPGAMELLVLQHISLNPGTGYAITSLTRYLAIFFGIIIGSALIGFDWSKMQWLIAALGVGLGFGLQEIFANFISGLIILFEKPIRIGDTVTIRDLTGVVAKINTRATTIVDWDRKEVIVPNKAFVTEQFVNWSLSDSITRVTIAISVKYLSDTELVTRLLFEAAEECELVLDNPAPEVFFLSITADAQNFEVRAYAAETGHRLSLTHDLHSRIKRKFLSHDIAIAHPQLEVAIKKQQRHPMR is encoded by the coding sequence ATGCGCAGATTCCAATCCCTTTGCCTTCTCTTACTGCTGCTGATCCCTTTTTTTTCTTGTTTCGCCAGTGAAGAGCCGCCAAGCTCGACAGAAAATAAGCATCTCACTGAATACAGCCAGGCACTAGAGAAACAAATTGAGATCGTACAGAGTCAGGAATCCACTCCGGAGAACGAAAAATTACTGGAACGCCTGCTTCAGGCACAAGATCAACTTCAAAAATCAAAAAGTTATCTCGAACAAATCAAGACCGACCGGCAACTGCTGGATAACTTCAGTGATGAGACCAAATCACTCAAATCAAAGATCGGAGAATTCAATGCGTCGACGTTCCCTGACTTCAGCAAACGGGGACAGGACCAGCTCACCCTTGAGATTGCAGAACAGGACAACAAACTCGAGCAATTGGATCTCCGCCGCCATAACTTTCGAAACGAACTGGAAGACATTGAAAGAAACATCGACGCTTTTCCAAAACGTGCAGAGCAGCTCCACCAGCAAGTGAACGATGCCGACAAAGCGCGAAAGCAGGCAGAGCGTGACCGGGATACTCAGCTTTTACTGGTTCACAATATTGAATACGACTTTTACAGCAATCAACTCTCAGCACTGGAAAGTGAGCAGCTGTCAGCGGATAACCGCAGAACACTGACCAAGCAAAAACTTCAGCTGGTGAATATTGAAATTGAGGCCCGTCAGGCCTATCGCAATAATCTCCAGCTGATGCTCAACCGGCTGTTAAGGACGGATGCAGAACAGTCTGCGCAGGATACCGATGCGCTGGTACAAGAACTGGAAGATTTGCCCCCCGAACTCAAGCAATTGAGTGAAGAAAACCGCCGCTATGCCAATGTACTGTCTGCCCTGTCTGATCAGCTCGATCAGGTTCAGGCACTTCAGGAAAAAACCGATCAGCAGATTGAGCAGGTGGCGAAATCAGCCCAGGACCTGAACAACATGGCCGAGTGGCTGCCACTCAGTCCGGCATTCAGTGAAAACATGCGCACCCGCCTGAGCCGGTTACCAAGCCAGCCGGATATGGCAGGACTCGATAACAACATCGCTCAGAATCAGGTCCGAAAATATGAGTATCAGCAGCGCTTTGAAGACCTCTCTGATATTGCCAAGTCGCCGCAGGCCAAAAATCTGTCAGAGGAACAAAAAGCACAACAAAGTGAGCTGATCAAAAATAATCTCTCCCTGCTCGAAAAGCTGATAGACAGCAGCGATATTCTGATTTACCAGCAAGCGACGCTGAAAGTCGCTTATGACAAACTCGATTCTTCGTTAAATGCACTGAAAAACAATGCCGCCAGACTCTTATTCTGGGCACCGGATACCAATGCATTCAATCTGAAGTTAATTGAGAACACGCTGGAAAAATTACAGTGGTTTTTTTCACCGGCTCATTGGGTGGGCTTACTGAAAGTTCCGTTCGTCGCTGACCCAATCCTGCTGATCTTCTGTCTGATGATCATCGGTCTGCTGATTACAGCGCTCAGCTGGTGCAGAAAACGCTGGAAACGTTACCTGAAAGACACCAGCCAAAAGATAGGCAAAGTGACGCAAGACCGATTCAGTTACAGCACAATCAACGTCGCCGTCTCCGGCCTCTTTGCCTGGCCGGTTCCACTGTCTATTGCCGTATTCGGTGCACTGTTGACGGCACTCTGGCAGCTTCCGTTTATCCATCACCTGGGTCAGGCATTGGCCCTTCCCTGGCCGCTGGTGATGTATTGTTTCATGCGGGAATTAGTTCGCCCTGACGGTCTACTGATCAAACACTTTGACTGGCATCCCAGCATCATTCAGCGGTGTTTCAGTCACTACCGGCGTTTAATCTGGATCTATTTGCCCATGATGATCCTTCAGAATTTCGCTTTCTTTTATAACGACAGCGAAGTGAACGCTACACTGGGCCGACTGGCATTTCTGATCAGTAATCTGGCCGTCAGCTTTTTCCTGTGGAAAATGGCCAGTGAACGTATTCCCATGACCTACCGGGATCTGCCGCAAGGTAATCTCCACATCGGCCATCATCTATTCTGGTGGGCACTGATTCTGTTGCCGCAAATCCTCAATTATTTTGCACTGCAAGGTTACCTCGGTTCGGCACAAAAACTGATGTCGAAACTCGAATACGCGGCTGTTCTGGGTGTCTTTACGCTGCTGATCTATTACCTGATCAAACGACTGATGCTGATTCAGCGCCGCCGCCTTGCTTTTGAACGCGCCAAAGCCAGACGTCAGGAAATCCTCGCCCAGCGGAAAGCTGAAATACTGGAGTCGAAGGAAGAGCATGCCAGTCATGAACTGCAGATTGAAATTGAAGAGCCCGAGTTAGATCTGGATGTGATCAGCGCGCAGTCGCTCAGATTACTCCGCTCTCTTCTGCTGCTGATCTACCTGTTTCTCCTTGCGCTGCTCTCTTCCGATCTCTACCAGGCCACCAGCTTTCTTGAAGATATTACGCTGTGGGATGTCAGCGCGAACATAGATGGCATTGAGCAACTCAGCCACATCACCCTCAAGAGTGTTCTGCTGGCTTTACTGGCGCTGTGGCTGACCGCCATTATTGCGCGGGATTTACCGGGCGCCATGGAATTACTGGTATTGCAGCATATCAGCCTGAATCCGGGAACGGGCTACGCCATCACCTCACTGACCCGGTATCTGGCCATTTTCTTTGGCATTATTATCGGCTCTGCACTGATTGGCTTTGACTGGTCGAAGATGCAATGGCTGATCGCAGCACTCGGTGTGGGTTTGGGGTTTGGTTTGCAGGAAATATTTGCCAATTTTATTTCCGGCCTGATCATTTTGTTTGAAAAGCCTATTCGTATCGGAGATACGGTCACCATCAGGGATTTAACGGGCGTTGTTGCCAAAATCAATACCCGGGCAACCACCATCGTGGACTGGGATCGGAAAGAAGTCATTGTTCCCAATAAAGCCTTTGTCACGGAACAGTTTGTGAACTGGTCACTCTCGGATTCCATCACCCGGGTGACCATTGCAATCAGCGTGAAGTATCTTTCCGATACTGAACTGGTCACCCGGCTGCTGTTTGAAGCCGCTGAAGAATGCGAGCTGGTACTGGATAATCCGGCTCCGGAAGTGTTCTTTCTCAGTATCACTGCAGATGCGCAAAACTTTGAAGTGCGGGCGTATGCCGCTGAAACCGGGCACCGTCTGAGTCTCACACACGATCTCCACAGTCGGATCAAACGTAAGTTTCTCAGTCACGACATTGCCATCGCCCATCCGCAGCTTGAAGTCGCTATCAAGAAGCAACAACGACATCCGATGCGTTGA
- a CDS encoding L-alanine exporter AlaE: MAVKEQFNVRNAAADTFAMVVFCFITGMMIEVFVSGMTLQQSLASRTLAIPVNIAIAWPYGVFRDWMIRQGSQRSQQKWMKFLSDMLAYVLFQSPVYAAILWAVGAAPEQIMTAVASNAVVSGMLGGVYGQFLEACRRMFRVPGYYQQA, from the coding sequence GTGGCAGTGAAAGAACAATTTAACGTGCGTAATGCAGCGGCAGACACTTTTGCGATGGTCGTTTTTTGCTTTATTACAGGCATGATGATTGAAGTGTTTGTTTCCGGGATGACGCTTCAGCAGTCTTTGGCATCCCGAACACTCGCCATTCCGGTCAATATCGCCATTGCCTGGCCTTATGGAGTGTTCCGGGACTGGATGATTCGGCAGGGATCGCAACGGAGCCAACAGAAATGGATGAAATTTCTTTCTGATATGCTGGCTTATGTACTGTTCCAGTCACCTGTGTACGCCGCAATTTTGTGGGCTGTGGGCGCAGCGCCTGAGCAAATCATGACTGCTGTTGCCAGTAATGCCGTTGTTAGTGGCATGCTTGGTGGTGTCTACGGACAGTTTCTGGAAGCTTGCCGGCGAATGTTCAGAGTGCCGGGATATTATCAGCAAGCCTGA
- a CDS encoding GNAT family N-acetyltransferase produces MYIQKIMPNRDDVRGILSASDDYMYSLYPPETNNLESEESLMKENVHLVGAFVRGALAGIGAVKMMDDEGEYGEIKRMFVLDSYRGLGISRQIMDALHHYLKHNGVRVARLEAGVSQPEALGLYQTLGYRVRPPYGQYQEHPLSIFMELDLDTIES; encoded by the coding sequence ATGTATATTCAAAAAATTATGCCCAACCGTGACGACGTACGAGGCATCCTCAGCGCGTCCGATGATTACATGTACAGTCTCTATCCGCCGGAGACAAACAATCTGGAGAGTGAAGAATCTCTGATGAAAGAGAATGTTCACCTTGTTGGTGCTTTTGTACGCGGCGCGCTGGCCGGTATCGGCGCCGTCAAAATGATGGATGATGAAGGCGAATATGGCGAGATCAAGCGGATGTTTGTCCTGGACAGCTACCGCGGTCTGGGCATTTCACGGCAGATCATGGATGCATTGCACCATTATCTGAAACACAATGGTGTCCGGGTGGCACGCCTGGAAGCCGGTGTGAGTCAGCCCGAAGCCCTGGGGTTATATCAGACATTGGGATACAGGGTACGTCCACCGTATGGTCAGTATCAGGAACATCCGCTCAGTATTTTCATGGAGCTTGATCTCGACACCATTGAGAGTTGA
- a CDS encoding toxin-antitoxin system YwqK family antitoxin translates to MNVLRVLTLSLLIPLSVSAAELKKYHRQDGSLWQTIEMQDGQKHGWHRTYYRDGQLKSEIPYLNGKRHGTGTLFKTNGDLARQITYADGAFHGLFTDFYDENAIRNQTQYQHGKKQGWDRIYPKPERYYELSPERVLYEGNYVDGVQHGWERAFIAPSYSDHEGLGRLLYERYFENGQKHGWERHYAKEKLKDGRNKDALTEEVYFQHGKREGTSWSFTRRYCTENIYKDDQLNGTTRRYERDDEGECEHLTSTTQFVGGKRHGEVRNYDDDGQLTSIIRYQEGEKNGISEEFRYGYLALKTPYVDGERHGLVEGFDSKGRHTLKAHYVKGKKHGIEEQISFDRHVYQLSRVTYVDGQRQGEMRDYQKERVDRLLTYLSDAEKREFDYESHASLTGILNYQDDKLHGEQRHFYENGDLKEKSHYVEGKRHGDFVAYNQNGTLSEQAHYIHGQPHGLLEAYDSAGFPERLANYDHGKFHGDVIEFSKRSPVVVSEAHYNQGTLVGFNRRFHERTGKLLVERDLDNDVVRYFYPDGSLQAEVHRQDKKVLSGVHFDRMGNQLPIEENTFERRYR, encoded by the coding sequence ATGAATGTTTTGAGGGTATTGACCCTTTCCTTGTTAATTCCGCTGTCTGTGAGCGCGGCAGAGTTGAAAAAATACCATCGACAAGATGGCAGCCTTTGGCAAACCATTGAGATGCAAGACGGACAGAAGCATGGCTGGCATCGTACCTATTACAGAGACGGGCAGCTGAAAAGCGAAATCCCCTATCTCAATGGGAAACGGCATGGGACTGGCACGTTGTTTAAAACCAACGGTGATCTGGCTCGTCAAATAACTTATGCAGACGGGGCGTTCCATGGTCTTTTCACTGATTTCTATGACGAGAATGCGATCCGAAACCAGACGCAATATCAGCATGGCAAAAAACAGGGTTGGGACAGAATCTACCCCAAACCAGAACGTTACTATGAGCTCAGCCCGGAACGTGTTCTGTATGAAGGGAATTACGTGGATGGCGTTCAGCATGGCTGGGAACGTGCTTTTATTGCGCCGAGTTACTCTGATCACGAGGGTTTAGGGCGCTTGCTGTATGAGCGTTATTTTGAAAACGGTCAAAAGCATGGCTGGGAACGACATTACGCGAAAGAGAAGCTGAAAGACGGAAGAAATAAGGATGCGCTCACGGAAGAAGTCTATTTTCAGCACGGTAAGCGTGAGGGAACCAGCTGGTCTTTTACACGAAGATATTGTACTGAGAATATCTATAAGGATGACCAGTTAAATGGCACGACCCGGCGATATGAACGTGACGACGAAGGCGAGTGTGAGCATTTAACGTCGACCACTCAGTTTGTCGGCGGGAAACGTCACGGTGAGGTTCGCAACTATGATGATGATGGTCAATTAACCTCAATTATTCGTTATCAGGAAGGCGAGAAGAATGGCATCAGTGAAGAGTTCCGTTACGGTTATCTGGCGCTGAAAACACCTTATGTTGATGGGGAGCGGCATGGTCTGGTGGAAGGGTTTGATAGTAAAGGACGTCATACTCTCAAAGCGCATTATGTGAAGGGCAAAAAGCACGGGATAGAAGAACAAATCAGCTTTGACCGACACGTTTACCAGTTGAGCCGCGTGACATATGTGGATGGTCAACGCCAGGGTGAAATGCGGGACTATCAGAAAGAAAGGGTGGATCGGCTCCTCACCTACTTGTCTGATGCAGAGAAGCGCGAATTTGACTATGAATCGCATGCTTCACTGACCGGAATATTAAATTATCAGGATGATAAGCTGCACGGTGAGCAACGTCATTTCTATGAAAATGGTGATTTGAAAGAAAAATCCCATTATGTCGAAGGAAAGCGTCATGGTGACTTTGTGGCCTACAACCAGAATGGCACATTATCTGAGCAGGCACATTACATTCATGGTCAACCGCATGGTCTGCTCGAAGCGTATGATTCTGCAGGTTTTCCAGAACGGCTCGCAAACTATGACCACGGCAAGTTTCATGGCGATGTGATTGAATTCAGTAAACGTTCTCCGGTTGTTGTCTCTGAGGCTCATTACAATCAGGGAACCTTGGTTGGTTTCAATCGGCGTTTTCATGAACGCACCGGCAAATTGCTGGTCGAGCGTGATTTAGACAATGATGTTGTTCGTTATTTTTATCCTGATGGTTCGTTACAAGCCGAAGTTCATCGTCAAGATAAGAAGGTGCTGAGTGGTGTTCATTTCGATCGCATGGGGAATCAATTGCCAATTGAGGAGAATACTTTTGAAAGACGTTATCGTTAA
- a CDS encoding GNAT family N-acetyltransferase — translation MFTERLKSRYQLEPFTPQDYSLLIDWIADEEFNLLWGGPVYQFPLTVDQIEHHVSRPEIHPFLFHVAGQVKGYVELNQKHPKRCRLCRVLIVNESDRGKGYGRALVEAALEKARVEFGAEEVSLAVFEHNFSAVSCYRGAGFDIYQADQAIRVFEGQPWTLLQMRKQL, via the coding sequence ATGTTCACCGAACGGCTCAAATCCCGTTATCAGCTTGAACCTTTTACCCCGCAGGATTACTCATTGCTTATCGATTGGATAGCAGATGAAGAATTCAATTTATTATGGGGAGGTCCGGTTTACCAGTTTCCCCTGACAGTTGATCAAATCGAACACCACGTTTCCCGCCCAGAAATCCATCCTTTTTTATTTCACGTTGCCGGCCAGGTGAAAGGCTATGTTGAACTGAACCAGAAGCATCCCAAACGTTGCAGGCTTTGCCGTGTGCTGATTGTGAATGAGTCTGACCGCGGTAAAGGTTATGGCCGGGCATTGGTTGAAGCTGCACTCGAAAAAGCACGTGTTGAGTTTGGTGCGGAAGAGGTCTCGCTGGCCGTTTTTGAACATAATTTTTCTGCCGTCAGTTGCTACCGGGGAGCGGGCTTTGATATCTATCAGGCTGATCAGGCAATCCGCGTATTTGAAGGGCAGCCCTGGACTTTGCTGCAGATGAGAAAACAGCTGTAA
- a CDS encoding RidA family protein: MSIEQRIVELGLVLPHVSEPQGNYVNCVRTGNLLYVSGKGPVTGFPEVPKGKLGREYNVEQGYAFAREAGLDILAAVKSAVGSLDNVSRVVKLQGFINTTETFEQHPKVLDGCSDLMAEVFGEKGLHARSVFGAMSVRGNLPIIIDSIFEIAD; encoded by the coding sequence ATGTCAATCGAACAAAGGATTGTTGAATTAGGTTTAGTATTGCCGCATGTCAGTGAACCGCAAGGAAACTATGTGAACTGTGTGCGAACCGGCAATTTGCTGTACGTATCCGGGAAAGGCCCGGTGACCGGTTTTCCCGAGGTACCGAAAGGGAAGCTGGGACGCGAATATAACGTCGAACAAGGTTATGCATTTGCCCGCGAAGCAGGTCTGGATATTCTGGCTGCAGTGAAATCAGCGGTTGGCAGTCTGGATAACGTCAGTCGGGTTGTGAAGCTGCAGGGGTTCATCAATACGACTGAGACTTTCGAACAGCATCCGAAAGTTCTGGATGGCTGTTCTGATCTGATGGCAGAAGTTTTCGGAGAAAAAGGTCTGCATGCCCGATCTGTCTTCGGAGCTATGTCGGTTCGGGGCAACCTGCCGATCATTATTGATTCGATCTTCGAGATTGCTGACTGA
- a CDS encoding M4 family metallopeptidase produces MKTNKRQKLAVLTLGSLFTLPAMAANIVDVTDASVLEQGLTARSLTPLNNSFQPVKTITLPNGKQKVRYQQLYKGLPIYNSGVVATTNAKGLSQVHGQMVQNVEQDLPAIQPGLEGQKALGIAKAHHAAAHTVAGEVLPVENEQVKLMVRLDESNQAQLVYQVSFFVASDEPSRPYYFIDANTGAVVDNWDSIAHIQAPGTGPGGNQKTGQYQFGTDYPNFMVEKNGSTCTMNTSAVKTVDLNGGTSGSSAFSYNCSTDSNYNDHKQINGAYSPLNDAHYFGKVVFDMYKDWLNTSPLTFQLTMRVHYGSKYENAFWDGSAMTFGDGATTFYPLVDINVTAHEVSHGFTEQNSGLEYRDMSGGMNEAYSDIAGEAAEYYMRGHVDWLVGSDIFKQSGGLRYFDQPSRDGRSIDHASEYTSGLNVHYSSGVFNRAYYLLSNKAGWDPRKGFEIFAVANQMYWTPNSNFDQGGCGVVKAAQDLGYNTADVIDAFNTVGVNANCGTTPPPTDVLEKGKPITGLTGNTGTELRYTFTVPSSVTASVSISGGSGDADLYVKAGSQPTTTSWDCRPYRYGNSETCNVAASASQTYHVMVRGYSSFSGVTLSLNY; encoded by the coding sequence ATGAAAACAAACAAACGACAAAAATTGGCAGTATTAACGCTAGGCTCTCTATTTACTTTGCCTGCAATGGCAGCAAACATTGTCGATGTGACTGATGCTTCCGTGCTTGAGCAAGGACTAACGGCACGTTCACTGACACCTTTAAATAACAGTTTTCAACCAGTAAAAACGATCACCTTGCCGAATGGTAAACAAAAAGTCCGTTATCAGCAGCTGTATAAAGGCTTACCTATTTATAACTCGGGCGTGGTTGCGACGACGAACGCAAAAGGTCTGAGCCAGGTCCATGGTCAGATGGTTCAGAATGTAGAGCAGGATTTGCCTGCGATTCAGCCTGGACTGGAAGGTCAAAAAGCGTTGGGGATTGCTAAGGCGCATCATGCAGCAGCACATACTGTTGCCGGGGAGGTGCTGCCGGTTGAGAATGAACAAGTCAAACTGATGGTTCGTCTGGATGAGAGCAATCAGGCACAGCTTGTTTATCAGGTCAGTTTCTTTGTTGCCAGTGATGAACCGTCACGCCCTTATTACTTCATTGATGCGAATACGGGTGCGGTTGTGGATAACTGGGATAGCATTGCGCACATTCAGGCACCAGGTACAGGCCCTGGTGGTAACCAGAAGACCGGTCAGTATCAGTTTGGTACCGACTACCCGAACTTCATGGTTGAGAAAAATGGTTCGACTTGTACCATGAATACCAGTGCGGTGAAAACTGTAGACCTGAACGGTGGAACTTCGGGTTCCAGCGCATTCAGCTATAACTGTTCGACGGACAGTAACTACAATGATCACAAGCAAATCAATGGCGCATATTCGCCGCTGAATGACGCGCACTACTTTGGTAAAGTCGTTTTCGACATGTACAAAGACTGGCTGAACACTTCACCATTGACGTTCCAGCTGACCATGCGTGTGCACTATGGTTCCAAATATGAAAATGCGTTCTGGGACGGTAGTGCGATGACCTTCGGTGATGGTGCCACCACCTTCTATCCGCTGGTTGACATTAATGTCACTGCGCACGAAGTCAGCCATGGTTTCACCGAGCAAAACTCCGGCCTGGAATACCGTGATATGTCCGGTGGTATGAACGAAGCTTACTCCGATATTGCAGGTGAGGCTGCGGAATATTACATGCGCGGTCATGTTGACTGGTTAGTCGGCAGCGATATCTTTAAGCAATCCGGTGGATTACGTTATTTCGATCAGCCTTCTCGCGATGGCCGTTCGATTGACCACGCATCTGAATATACTTCGGGTCTGAATGTTCACTACTCAAGTGGTGTATTCAACCGTGCTTACTACCTGCTGTCGAATAAAGCTGGCTGGGATCCACGTAAGGGCTTTGAAATCTTTGCGGTTGCGAACCAGATGTACTGGACACCAAATTCGAACTTCGACCAGGGCGGTTGTGGTGTTGTGAAAGCGGCACAGGATCTGGGTTATAACACGGCTGATGTTATTGATGCCTTTAATACTGTTGGTGTGAACGCGAACTGTGGCACAACACCACCACCAACTGATGTGCTGGAAAAAGGTAAGCCAATCACTGGCCTGACTGGTAACACTGGTACTGAGCTGCGTTATACCTTCACTGTTCCATCGTCTGTGACTGCGTCTGTAAGCATCAGCGGTGGCTCAGGTGACGCGGATCTGTATGTGAAAGCAGGCAGCCAGCCAACAACGACTTCTTGGGATTGCCGTCCATATCGCTATGGTAACAGTGAGACTTGTAATGTCGCAGCTTCTGCATCACAGACATATCATGTCATGGTTCGTGGCTACAGCAGCTTCTCTGGTGTGACGCTAAGCCTGAACTACTAA
- a CDS encoding toxin-antitoxin system YwqK family antitoxin, with amino-acid sequence MTFNNYVHLVAGFFLATYTLNIHARPELGTDPALYTVEMKGFTDKVLSKELARVRQGTESIRVKDGQPFTGEVIDEEGRHVVFYIDGHYYGPIHSYGGDRLHSVNRGHNGVPNGWGYEHAYGNYGHYFKVDRAKFGREAQFSEANAELPMAGNLKRSWEYHWGERDGFQARCCYTNQTPYVTEHLLVDEYIGIERYSVNEDGTASSNRFRGLNLPKKNAKFDNALSAVVETFYDNKKLQASIGLKHANPHGETLIANNQGHKLVQVNFVDGARQGVEKRWYGQVAGSDKPQLKTERYFEQGRYHGPERFWNTDGTLLAENHYVNDKLTGISRVWGTDGSLLMVSEYVDGRLHGKERYYIAATPAHPPRQLILTYLNGRLTQARLISESESG; translated from the coding sequence ATGACATTCAATAACTATGTTCACCTGGTGGCAGGTTTTTTCTTAGCGACGTATACGCTCAATATTCATGCCCGCCCTGAGTTAGGGACTGATCCTGCGCTTTATACTGTCGAAATGAAAGGTTTTACCGATAAGGTTCTCAGTAAAGAGCTGGCAAGAGTGAGACAAGGCACAGAATCTATTCGAGTCAAGGATGGTCAGCCTTTTACAGGGGAAGTGATTGACGAAGAAGGACGCCATGTCGTGTTCTATATCGATGGTCATTACTATGGCCCGATACACAGCTATGGTGGAGACCGCCTGCACAGTGTCAATCGGGGACATAATGGTGTTCCGAATGGTTGGGGCTATGAACATGCTTACGGGAATTATGGGCATTATTTCAAGGTCGACAGAGCTAAATTTGGCCGGGAAGCCCAGTTCTCAGAAGCGAATGCAGAGCTACCCATGGCGGGTAACCTGAAAAGAAGCTGGGAGTATCATTGGGGAGAGAGGGATGGTTTTCAGGCTCGCTGCTGTTATACCAACCAAACGCCGTATGTCACTGAGCACCTTTTAGTTGATGAGTACATTGGTATTGAGCGCTACTCTGTTAATGAAGATGGTACAGCCTCCTCAAATAGATTCCGTGGTCTGAATCTGCCCAAAAAAAACGCGAAATTTGACAATGCTCTGAGCGCGGTCGTTGAGACTTTCTATGACAATAAAAAACTTCAGGCAAGCATTGGTCTGAAACATGCGAATCCGCATGGTGAAACTCTGATTGCGAACAATCAGGGACATAAACTGGTTCAGGTTAACTTCGTTGATGGAGCGCGTCAGGGGGTTGAAAAGCGCTGGTATGGTCAGGTTGCTGGTTCAGATAAGCCTCAGTTGAAAACAGAACGTTACTTCGAACAAGGGCGTTATCATGGCCCGGAACGTTTCTGGAATACCGACGGAACATTGCTTGCCGAAAACCATTATGTAAACGATAAACTTACTGGGATAAGCCGTGTTTGGGGGACTGACGGCAGTCTGCTAATGGTGTCTGAATACGTGGACGGTCGGTTGCATGGCAAAGAACGATACTATATCGCAGCGACCCCAGCGCATCCGCCGCGTCAGTTGATCTTAACTTATCTGAACGGAAGGCTGACTCAGGCTCGATTGATTTCAGAAAGTGAATCGGGGTAA
- a CDS encoding radical SAM protein, giving the protein MLDYIEPVFRPPSEWKSLILQVTNGCSHNQCTFCEMYTQPQKKFRPKKPEEIERELTMIAASGVRVSRVFLADGDAMTLPYARLKLICELIRQYLPSVTRISSYCLPRNLTNKTVGQLAELRSLGLSLMYVGCESGDDEVLARVRKGETYASSLTALEKIKAAGMKSSVMILNGLGGPALSEQHAVSSARLMNEAQPDYLSTLVVSFPLGQDRFSAGFDGKFRPLTQPELFHEMQTLLEHLELEKTIFRSDHASNYLVLKGVLGQDKQKLLSQIHLAISHPGVIPLREEWQRGL; this is encoded by the coding sequence ATGCTGGATTATATTGAACCCGTTTTTCGCCCGCCTTCTGAGTGGAAGTCTCTGATTTTACAAGTCACGAACGGTTGCAGTCATAATCAGTGCACTTTTTGTGAAATGTACACTCAGCCGCAGAAAAAGTTTCGGCCTAAAAAGCCGGAAGAGATTGAGCGCGAGCTGACAATGATTGCAGCCAGTGGTGTAAGGGTCAGCCGGGTTTTTCTGGCAGATGGCGATGCCATGACCTTGCCGTATGCCCGGTTGAAACTGATCTGTGAGTTAATCAGACAATATTTGCCGTCCGTGACGCGCATATCCAGCTATTGTCTGCCCCGTAATCTGACGAATAAAACGGTCGGGCAGTTAGCGGAACTCCGCTCACTGGGTCTGAGCCTGATGTATGTCGGCTGCGAGAGCGGTGATGATGAAGTGCTGGCAAGGGTCCGGAAAGGCGAAACCTATGCCTCTTCCCTGACGGCCCTGGAAAAAATAAAAGCGGCGGGGATGAAAAGCTCGGTGATGATTCTCAATGGTTTAGGCGGCCCTGCGCTCAGTGAACAGCATGCCGTTTCTTCTGCGCGTCTGATGAATGAAGCGCAACCGGATTACCTTTCCACGCTGGTGGTGTCTTTTCCGCTGGGACAGGATCGCTTCTCGGCTGGTTTTGACGGGAAATTCCGGCCGTTGACTCAACCTGAGCTGTTTCATGAGATGCAAACATTGCTGGAACATCTGGAGTTGGAGAAAACGATCTTCCGTTCGGATCATGCTTCGAATTATCTCGTTCTGAAAGGTGTTCTTGGGCAGGACAAGCAAAAATTACTGTCGCAGATTCATCTGGCAATCAGTCATCCCGGAGTCATCCCGCTGCGTGAGGAATGGCAACGCGGATTGTAA